A region from the Sorex araneus isolate mSorAra2 chromosome 6, mSorAra2.pri, whole genome shotgun sequence genome encodes:
- the LOC129406049 gene encoding olfactory receptor 1440-like, whose product MSESISKEGYRNHTSVTMFVLLGLTSEKNLQLILFPVFLVIYLVTLISNLGLIILIRMDSHLHTPMYFFLSCLSFIDICYTTSVNPRMLSDLFKDTRTISFVSCATQYFMFAWMGLSECCLLATMAYDRYVAIGKPLQYSAIMNPNLCCKMVTAALGSGFLSSLAETVTCVCLYYCGPNIIRHFFCDLPQIVSLSCSNTFVCQVMIFLVALLFAFGPMVFILLSYAFIVASILKLSSAKGSLKAFNTCASHLAVVTLFYGTVLPVYLRPTSNRSKSKDKVLSVVYVNVIPMLNPLIYSLRNKEIKEALKRVMKRARFLSQ is encoded by the coding sequence ATGTCTGAAAGCATCTCTAAGGAAGGATATAGAAACCACACCTCCGTGACCATGTTTGTCCTCTTGGGACtcacaagtgaaaaaaatctacagctcattctctttcctgtcttcctAGTGATCTACCTGGTGACCCTaatttcaaacctgggtctgatcaTCCTAATCAGAATGGACTCTCACCTGCACACACCTATGTACTTTTTTCTCAGTTGCCTGTCGTTCATTGATATCTGCTATACGACTTCCGTTAATCCAAGGATGCTTTCAGATTTATTTAAGGATACAAGAACGATTTCATTTGTTTCATGTGCTACTCAGTATTTTATGTTTGCTTGGATGGGTCTGTCTGAGTGCTGCCTCTTAGCCaccatggcctatgacagataTGTGGCCATTGGTAAACCTCTGCAGTACTCAGCCATTATGAACCCTAACCTCTGTTGCAAAATGGTTACTGCAGCCCTTGGAAGTGGTTTTCTTAGTAGTTTAGCTGAAACAGTGACTTGCGTTTGTCTTTATTACTGTGGTCCAAACATCATTCGACATTTCTTTTGTGACTTACCCCAGATTGTTTCCTTGTCTTGCTCCAATACCTTTGTTTGCCAAGTCATGATTTTTCTGGTGGCTCTGTTGTTTGCGTTTGGTCCTATGGTCTTTATCCTTTTATCCTATGCCTTTATTGTTGCTTCCATCCTGAAACTATCCTCTGCTAAAGGCAGTCTCAAGGCCTTCAatacctgtgcctcccacctcGCTGTTGTCACCCTCTTCTATGGCACAGTCCTGCCTGTATACCTGCGTCCTACTTCTAATCGTTCCAAGAGTAAGGACAAGGTTCTGTCAGTGGTCTATGTTAACGTTATTCCCATGCTGAATCCTCTTATTTATAGTCTGAGGaacaaggaaatcaaagaggcTCTTAAAAGGGTGATGAAGAGGGCAAGATTTTTATCTCAATAG
- the LOC101558576 gene encoding olfactory receptor 5A1-like, with amino-acid sequence MSESISKEGYRNHTSVTMFVLLGLTSEKDLQLILFPVFLVIYLVTLISNLSLIILIRMDSQLHTPMYFFLSCLSFIDICYTTSISPRMLSDFFKDGKLISFVSCATQYFVIAWMGLSECCLLATMAYDRYVAIGKPLQYTTIMNSNLCCKMVTAALGCGFLSSLVETVPCVSLYFCGPNIIRHFFCDLPQIVSLSCSNTFVCQIIIFLVALLIGVGPMFFILLSYGFIAASILKISSAKGSLKAFNTCASHVTVVTLFYGTVLAVYMRPTSNYSKSQDKVLSVFYVNVIPMLNPLIYSLRNKDIKEALKRVMKRATFLS; translated from the coding sequence ATGTCTGAAAGCATCTCTAAGGAAGGATATAGAAACCACACCTCCGTGACCATGTTTGTCCTCTTGGGACTCACAAGTGAAAAAGATCTACAGCTCAttctctttcctgtcttcctAGTGATCTACCTGGTGACCCTAATTTCAAACCTGAGTCTGATCATCCTAATCAGAATGGACTCTCAGCTGCACACACCTATGTACTTTTTTCTCAGTTGCCTGTCGTTCATAGATATCTGCTATACGACTTCCATTAGCCCAAGGATGCTTTCAGATTTCTTTAAGGATGGAAAGTTGATTTCCTTTGTTTCATGTGCTACTCAGTATTTTGTGATTGCTTGGATGGGACTGTCCGAGTGCTGTCTTTTAGCCaccatggcctatgacagataTGTTGCTATTGGTAAACCTCTGCAGTACACGACCATTATGAACTCTAACCTCTGTTGCAAAATGGTTACTGCAGCCCTTGGATGTGGTTTTCTTAGTAGTTTAGTTGAAACAGTGCCTTGCGTTAGTCTTTACTTCTGTGGTCCAAACATCATTCGACATTTCTTCTGTGACTTACCCCAGATTGTTTCCTTATCTTGCTCCAATACCTTTGTTTGccaaatcattatttttctggTGGCTCTGTTGATTGGGGTTGGCCCTATGTTCTTTATCCTTTTATCTTATGGCTTTATTGCAGCTTCCATCCTGAAAATATCCTCTGCGAAAGGCAGTCTCAAGGCCTTCAATACCTGTGCCTCCCATGTGACAGTTGTGACCCTCTTCTATGGCACAGTCCTGGCTGTATACATGCGTCCTACTTCTAACTACTCCAAGAGTCAGGACAAGGTTCTGTCAGTGTTCTATGTTAATGTTATTCCCATGCTGAATCCTCTTATCTATAGTCTGAGGAACAAGGATATCAAAGAGGCTCTTAAAAGGGTGATGAAGAGGGCAACATTTTTATCTTAA
- the LOC129406099 gene encoding olfactory receptor 5A1-like: protein MDPSHSMEENRNYTPVVVFVFLGLTDEKELQLILFPVFLGIYLVTLLWNLGIILLIRMDSHLQTPMYFFLSVLSFIDICYSSSISPSMLSDFFKDEKTISFIGCATQYFCVCWMALSECCLLAAMAYDRYVAIGNPLQYSTIMAPEFCQKMVAGALGTGFLCSLLEIISCFNLDYCGPNVIQHFFCNLPQIVTLSCSDPSITQMIIFLVALFVGFGSLLSILLSYSFIAASIRKISSVKGSAKAFNTCASHLAVVTLYYGTALAVYMRPTSSHPDKQDTVLSVFYTIIIPMLNPLIYSLRNKEIKEALRRVMKKLRHLPQ, encoded by the coding sequence ATGGATCCAAGCCACTCAATGGAAGAGAATAGAAATTACACCCCAGTGGTTGTATTTGTTTTCCTAGGACTCACCGATGAAAAGGAGCTGCAACTGATTCTCTTTCCAGTCTTCCTAGGGATCTATCTTGTGACCTTATTGTGGAACCTTGGTATTATCCTCCTAATCAGGATGGACTCCCACCTGCAAACACCTATGTACTTTTTTCTCAGCGTTCTGTCTTTTATTGACATCTGTTACTCTTCTTCCATCAGCCCAAGTATGCTTTCAgatttcttcaaagatgaaaaaacGATTTCCTTCATTGGCTGTGCCACCcagtatttttgtgtgtgctggATGGCTCTGTCTGAGTGTTGCCTCTTGGcggccatggcctatgacagataCGTGGCCATTGGTAACCCTCTGCAGTACTCGACCATCATGGCACCTGAATTCTGTCAGAAGATGGTTGCTGGGGCCCTTGGAACTGGTTTCCTTTGTAGCTTACTTGAAATAATCTCTTGCTTTAATCTCGACTACTGTGGGCCAAATGTCATTCaacatttcttttgtaatttacCCCAGATTGTTACCTTGTCTTGCTCTGATCCTTCCATCActcaaatgattatttttcttgtcGCTCTGTTTGTTGGATTCGGTTCTTTGCTCAGTATcctgttatcctacagtttcatTGCTGCTTCCATCCGAAAAATATCCTCAGTGAAAGGTAGCGCCAAGGCCTTCAatacctgtgcctcccacctggcAGTTGTGACCCTCTATTATGGCACAGCCTTGGCTGTGTACATGCGTCCTACCTCTAGTCACCCCGATAAGCAGGACACGGTTTTGTCAGTTTTCTATACTATCATTATTCCCATGTTAAATCCTCTAATCTATAGTCTGAGGAATAAGGAGATAAAAGAGGCTCTGAGGAGGGTGATGAAGAAGTTGAGACATTTGCCCCAATAA